The sequence TCGTGCACGCTGGAGGGGCCGGCCGACGGGGCGAAATAGCGCTGCCCGACAAAGCGGGACTGGGCCAGCCGCACCTTGAAATCGGCATAGCTGTCGCAGCCCAGACGCCGGCAGAAGCGGGTGACGGTCGGCGGCGACACGGCGGCTTGGGCCGCGAGGTCGACGATGGACATCTTGAGCACGCTGTCGACATCGGCGAGGACGATTTCGGTCAGGGCGCGCTCGGAGCGGGTGAACTCGTTCTTCTCGGTCTGAAGCAGGCCGACAATGTCCAGCATGGTCCCCTCCGCGGCAGTGGCCACCGTCAGTACACGGCCAGGCCCGCGGAGTCGAAGAGATGCACCTGGCCCAGCGAGAAGCCGACCTGGAGCGGGCGCCCTTCGGGCACTTCGGGGTCGCCTTCGAAGAGGCCGACGAAGTTCTCGCCGCCGGGAAGATCGGCATAAGTCACGGTGTGGATGCCCAGATGCTCGACGATCTTGGGCGTGACGGCGAGGGTGAACTCCCCCTGCCCCAGGCGCAGATGCTCGGGGCGGATGCCCACGGTCACGGACTGGCCGGCAACGGCCCTGGATTGGCGCGGCAGGTTCATGGTGCCCAGGGCGCCCAGGTCGATAGTGGCGGTCGTGCCGTCGGCTGATGTCACCGTGCCATTGATGAAGTTCATCTTGGGCGAGCCGATGAAGCCGGCCACGAAGAGATTGTCGGGCTTGTGGTAGAGCTGGAGGGGCGAACCGACCTGGGAAATGGTACCGGCATCGAGCACCACGATCTTGTCGGCCATGGTCATGGCTTCGACCTGGTCGTGGGTGACGTAGATCATGGTGGAGCCCAGGCGCTTGTGCAGCTCCATCAGTTCGATGCGCATTTCGGAGCGCAGCGCGGCGTCGAGGTTGGAGAGCGGCTCGTCGAACAGGAAAATCTTGGGCTGGCGCACGATGGCGCGGCCGATGGCGACGCGTTGGCGCTGGCCGCCGGAAAGGGTGCCAGGACGCTGCTGCAGGCGGGATTCGAGCTGCAGCACGCGGGCGGCGGCGCCGACGCGCTTGTCGACCTCGGCCTGCGGCAGGCGCTCGACGCGCAGCGGAAAGGCGATGTTTTCGTAAACCGACATATGGGGGTAGAGCGCGTAGCTCTGGAACACCATGGCAATGCCGCGCTGCACCGGCGGCAGGTCGTTGACGGTGCGGCCGCCGATGACGATCTCGCCCGAGCTCACCTCTTCGAGGCCGGCAATCATGCGCAGGAGGGTGGACTTGCCGCAGCCGGAGGGGCCGACGAAGACCACGAACTCGCCTTCGGAAACCTCCAGGTCGATGCCCTTGATGATGTGGGCTTCGTTGAAGGACTTTTCCACGCGCTTGAGGCTGAGCTGGGACATCGTTGTGGCTCCGGTCGGCGGGGCTGGTCCCGCGGGCTGGCAATAGGGGGTGCCGCCGCCATCCCGGAGGACGGCGGCGGCGGGAGGATTACTTGTACTGCTCGAGTTCGCCGGCAGCCTTGGTGAGGGCAGCGGCAGGCTCGGCAGCGCCGGTGACGACCGACTGGACCATTTCGATCATGACGTTCTGCAGGCCGAGATAGTCGGTCAGCAGCGGCTCGGGACCACCAAAGGCGATACCGTCGAAGAAGGGTTTCCAGTTCGGATCGGCAGCGACGATGGCGTCGGCGGCCGGGCCGGGACGGAGTGGGGTCAGGCCCTGCTCGGCTTCATAGGCGGTCTGGTTTTCGGGGTTGGTGAGGAAGATGGCCAGATCCTTGGCCTGTTCTTCAACGCCCGAGCCCTTGAACACGGCCATCGAGTCGGTGATCAGCAGCGTGCCCGGACCCTTGGCGGACGGACCCTGCGGCAGGGTGGTGACACCCCACTTGAAGGGCGCGTCGGCCAGCAGGTTCAGGGCGCCCGAAGCGGCCTCGATCATGCCCAGCTTGCCATCGAGGAAGATGGCACGGACTTCGTTCTGCTCGTAGGCGGTCGGGCCTTCTTCGGCATAGGGAACGATGTCGCGCAGGGCGGTCAGGGCTTCCAGGTTCTGCGGGCTGTCGAGCACGATGTTGTTGTCGGCATCGATGACCAGGCCGTCATTGGAATAAACCCAATGGAGGAACTGGTGCATGGTGTTGTCGAAGGTCTTGGCGACAACGCCGTAGCCGGCCGCGTCGGTCTTTTCGGTGATGGCCTTGGCGAACTCGATCTTCTCGGCGAACGTGGTCGGCGGCTTCTCGGGATCGAGACCGGCGGCCTCGAAGAGGTCCTTGTTCCAGTACAGCGCCTTGGTCGAGAAGGCGACCGGGCGGCCCCACTGGGTGCCGTCAAAGGTCACGGTGTCGGCGACATAGGGGTAGTAGGTGGCCTTTTCCTCGTCGGTCATCGGCATGTCGATGATGAGGTCGTTGGAGGCGAGCTGCTTGAGGGCGCGCGAGCCGATATAGGCCAGGCCCACGGGGGTGCCGGCGACGGCGAGCGTGGTCACCTTGTCCTGGCACTGGCCCCAGCCCACGACTTCGACCTGAACGTCGAAACCGGGATTGGCGGCTTCCCAGGCCTCGATGGTGGCGACGTGGACGGGGCTGGGCGTATCGCCGCATTCCACGAACTGGATGACCTGGTCCTGCGCGGCGGCATAAGCCGTCGAAGCAAGCAGCGCGACAATCGCACCACCCAGAATCTTGGATTTCGTCATTGTTGTTACCTTCCCTTGCTTCACTGCCCCTGGGGGCGAGTTGCTTGTTCGCCCCGAGGGGCAAGACGCTTGGGCCATGGTGCTGCCCGGAAACCTAAGTCCCTTTGTTTCCGGCCACGGCCTAAGTTTTCACGGCGCCAGCGGTGAGGCCGGCGACGAGATATCGTTGTAGAAAGACGATCAGAATGAGCACTGGCGCGATGCCGACGAAGCTGGCGGCCATGAGCTCGTTCCACACCACTTCCTGGCGGCCGAAATAGGCGAACAGGCCGATCGCAAGGGGCATGAACTCGGTTTTGGAGTTGAAGGTCAGCGCAAAGATGAACTGCTGCGCATAGGCTCCGATGAAGGTGGTGATGGCGACGACCGCGATGCCGGGCATGGCGATCGGCAGGATGACGCGGCGCAGGGTATAGAGGCGGGATGCGCCATCGACCCAGGCGGCCTCGTCGAGCTCGCGCGGAATGCGCATCATGTAGGTGCGCAAAAGCCAGATGGCCGACGGGATGAGGAAGGCGGCGCCGGGCACGATCATGGCCCAGTAGGTGTTGAGCAGCCCCATCTGACGCATCAGGCGGAAGAGCGGGATGAGCAGCACCGCGCCCGAGAACATGTTGACGGCGAGGAACGCCGCCAGCAGCGGGCCGCGGCCGGGGAACGGGAAGCGGGCGAAAGCATAGGCCGCCGGCACGACCATGATCAGCACGAGCGCCGTGGCGGTGGTCGAGATGAACAGCGAATTGACGATATAGCGCCAGAAGCCGGGCACCGATTCCCACATGGTGAAATAGGCGGTGAGCGAACCTTCCTGCGGCCAGAAGCTGTAGGGCGAGGAGAACAGGCGCGACAGGGGCTTCAGCGAAACCATGAAGCCTTCGATGAAGGGCGCCAGCACGAAGAACAGGAACACCGCGATGCCGGCATAGATGGCGGCATATTCGTACCAGGTGTAGCGGTCGATCATGGCGCGGACGGCCTTGGCCGGCTTGGCCTTGGCCAGGTTCGGCGCAACGGCGGCGTCATCGGCCGGATGGGCGACTTTCTGCGCTGCGGTCATCGGTTCGCTGGTCATGCGCGTTCTCCGGTGTTGATCTTGCCCACGACGCGGAAGTAGGCGAGGCAGAACAGCGACAGGAAGATGCAGATCATCACGGCACGGGCGGCACCTTCGCCATATTTGTAGGAGCCGATGGCGGTCTTGTAGGTGTCGATGATCATGGTCGTGGTGGAGCCGGACGGGCCGCCGCGGGTCAGGATCCAGATGATGTCGAACGAATTGAAGGTCGCGATCAGCGAGAGCAGGCTCATGGTCACCATGGCCGGGATGATCATGGGCAGGGTGATGCGGCGGAAGCGGTAGAAGCGGCCGGCGCCATCGGTCCAGGCGGCCTCGTAGAGGTCGCGGGGGATCGATTGCATGGCGGCCAAGAGGTAGATGGTGACCAGCGGCACGCCGATCCATACGTCGGTGACGATGGTGGCCCAGAAGGCGGTGTTGCCATAGGCAAGCCAGGCGACCGGCCCATCGACGATGCCGAAATTCTGCAGCAGGCCCGAAATCATGCCGAACTGGCCGTTATACATCCAGCCCCACATGAAGATGCCGATAGCCATGGGCACGACCCAGGGCGGCATGGTGAGGATGCGGAACAGGGCACGACCAGGCACGGCCGCGTTGAGCAGCACGGCGCCACAGGTGCCGATGATCATCTTTATGGAGACCGAAAAGAAGGTCCAGATGAAGGTGCGCACGATCACCTCGCCGAAATTGGCGCCGAAGATCTTCTGGTAGTTGGCCCAGCCGACCCAGCTATAGGCGGGCTTGAGCGCCGCGTTGGTGAAGCTGAGATTGACCGTGTCGACCAGCGGATAGGCGACGATGGCGATGATGTAGACCAGAGCCGGAGCCAGCAGGGCAAAAGCGAAAATCGAAGCGCTACGGGTACCGGTCATGTGCCTTCTCCTCAGCTCGCCCGCCCAAGGGCCGCGTCGAATTGCTGCCAGATCGGGCTCATGTCGATGACGGAGCGGGTTCGCATCGCCTGGTCCATGGAGAGGGCCAGGAGCCCCGCCTCAAGTGCGTCGGTGACCGAAACCGGCAAGGGCGCGCCGTCCTGCATGTGCTTGAGGATGTCCTCGGCCATCTGCTCGTCGGCACCGTAGTGCTGGCTGAGCTCGCTCATCTTGTAGGTGGTATCGATCAGCCTGTCCGAGGTGCGCGAGTCGGTGACGCGCAGGAAATTGCGGATGAAGTCACCCTCGGCCATGCCCTGGGCACCCATCACCGCGAAGCGCCGGAAATCGTCGGGCACGTTGAGGTTGGTGTGGAAGGTCAGCGCGGCGCCATTCTCGTACTGCACGATGGCGGTCTGGAAATCGATGATGTCTCCGTCGCTGTCGAACACCTTGTCGCTGCCCTGCCAGCCGCTGGGCTTGCGGTGATAGACTTCCATGTCGTTGATGCCGACATTGGCCGGTGCGTTTGATGGAACGAAGGTGCGACGGCCGCCGAAGCTGGACACATATTGCGGTCGGCAGCCCATGACGCCGTTATAGAGATCGAGGTCGTGACAGCACTTCTCGAGCATGAAGCTGCCCGAATAGCGCTCGTACCGGCGCCAGTCGCGCATGAAGAAGGCGCCGTGATAGGGCGGAATATGCTCGGAGGCCTCTATGGAGGTTATGTCACCCAGCAGGCCCTCGGCCTGGGCCTTGCGCAGGTCGACATAGAGCGGCGCGTAGCGCAGCACGAGGCCGACCATGAGGTTGTCGGAGCCGTATTGCGCGATGAGCCGGGCCAGCTCCATGGTGTCTTCGACCGATGTCACCACCGGTTTTTCGGTGAAGATCTTCATGCCGCGCTCGAGGCCGGTGCGGATATGGTCGAGATGGAGGTGGTTGGGCGAACCCACCATCAGCAGATCGAGCTTTTCGCTATCGAGCATCTGCTCGAGCGAAGCGAACTGGGTGCCGAGCGAAACGCCGTGCTCGGTGGCATAGGGCAGGCCGGCCGGGGCCGGATCGACATAACCGGCAATGGAAAAGTCCGGCCGGGCGGCGGAGAAGACCCGCGCCAGATAGCCCAGACGATATCCGAGGCCGATAATGCCTACCCGCATACTTGCCGTCCCTGTTCTTAGACCGCCAATCTCTGCCGGATTGGTGTGGTATTCTGTAAACGATTTTCAAGATTAGGATCGTTTCGAAAGCCATGTCAACACGAATCCGTCACAGGTTCAATACCAATTTAAGCCACCCCCGAATTTTGCCCAAAGAGGCGGCATTTCGCCGATTTTCTGGGCGTTCCACGCATTGGCGGGATGTGGACAAGCTCCGGCCAAGGCGGCAACCCTGCCAAATTGGTATTCATCTGGGCTCTAGTGGTCACTTTCACCCTTGTGGGGTCCATGAAAATTTGGAACACAATTGCTGAACATGTATCGCGTGCGATCTTCGGTCGCCGCCCAAACCCCTCGCGAGAGCTTCATGAGCAGCATCAACCCATTTCCCAACGACCCCGATCGCAGTGCCATCTGGACCATGCTGGTGGAGCGCGACATCGCCGCCTTCGTCGCCGCCGACTGGAGCATGGTCGACGGCGATTTCATCAAGGAGGGGTTCCTGGGCATCAACGGCAAGAAGTCCGGCAATCCCGATGACTGGCGTATCAGCTTCCCCACGCTCGAAGCCTATCGCGACGACTGGATCCGCCAGGCCAAGGAGAGCCAGAAGCTCGACTATGCCGAGGACGTGCTTGATGGCATCCATCGCGCCACCAGCCTCACCGAGATCGAGATCAACGGCGATATCGCCATCGCGCACAAGAAGTTCGACGGCGAGATCAGGCTCAGCGACGGCGGCAAGGACGTGCTGAACTGGCAGACGCTGTACTTCTGCCGGAAGGTGGGAGGCGTGTGGAAGCTGACCGGTTTTGCCGGGTACCTGCCCTATCCGATGGGGCGGTAGCGACGCTTTACTTGCGCGATGTCATCCCGGCGCAGGCCGGGTTCCATATCCGCATACCTCCCTTGGCGCCTTCGGTCCGGGCGAAATGCGGACTTAGATTCCGGCCTTCGCCGGAATGACCCGGTGGTTTCAATAGATATAGTGCAGAGCCAACAATGCTCCTCTCCCCGCAGCGCCTGACGATGCTGGTTTTCTTCCTCCAGCCCATCGCCTTCGGATCGTGGCTGCCGCGGATTCCGGATGTGCAGCAGGCCCTGGGGCTGGGGCCACAGGGGTTGGCGATCGCCCTGCTCGGCCTGCCGGTGGGCACGCTGCTGACGCTGCCGTTTGCGGGACCGCTGGTGGGCAAGATCGGCCCGCGGATGGCGATCCTTTCCGGCTTCGCGCTCTATTCGCTGGCCGTGAGCCTGCCGGCCTTTGCCGGCAACCCGATCCTGCTGTTCGTGGCGCTCATGCTGGCCGGATCGACGATCTCCTTTGTGGAACTGGGCCTCAACGTCCAGGCCGATGCGGTGGAGAAAGCCACCGGTTCGGTGATCATGACCACCTCGCACGGCTTCTGGTCGGTCGGCATCATGGTGGGGAGCCTGATTGGTTCCGCCCTGGCCGGCCTGGGGTTGCCCGCACAATGGGCGATCATGCTGGTGGCCGCCGTCGTGCTGCCGGTCGCGTTGCTGGCATCGACCGCCCTGCCCGTCCTGGCGCCCGGGGCAACGGCACCTGGCGACACGCAGCGCTCGGCCTGGGCGCTGCCGAGCTGGGCGCTGCTGGGCATCTGCGCCTTCGTCTTCGGCATCACCATGACAGAGGGCGCCATGGCCGACTGGTCGGCGATTTTCCTGCGCGACGCACTGGGCGCCGAGAGCGGCATTGTCGGCCTCGGCTACTCCGTCTTTGCCATGATGGTGGCGGCCGGGCGCTTTGGCGGCGACACGCTCAAGCGGCGGTTCGGCGCGGTGAGCACGGCGCGCATCTGCGGCGCGCTGGCGGTGGCCGGCGCAGCGATCCTGCTGGTTGCACCCAATACGCCAGTTGCCCTGTTGGGCTTCGCCATTATCGGGCTGGGCGTTTCGGTCGGCTTTCCCCTGGCGGTGACGGCAGCGGCCAGCCTGACGGACCGCCCTGCCTCGGCCAATGTGGCGGTGCTGAGCTTCGTGGCGCTGCTGGGCTTTCTCGTTGGGCCGCCGGTAATCGGTTTCGTCGCCGAGCATTTCAACATGCGCCTGGGCATAGCCTGCCTGGTGCCGGTGCTGCTGGTCAGCCTGTTGCTGACCGGACGGCTGGCCACCCGGCGACCCAGATCATCCACCAATCCTGAAGCCGAAATTCCCGGAGTGCTCTGATGCGGATCGCCGTTGCCGGACTACATACCGAGTGCAGCACCTATAACCCCGTCCTCGCACGCGAGGCCGATTTCCGCGTGCTGCGTGGTCCCGCCATGCTCAAGGACGCCTATTTCGATTTCCTGACGCATTTCCCGGCCGAGTTCATCACCGTGCTCCATGCGCGGGCCATTGCGGGCGGGCCGGTGGAGCGCGGCATCTACGATCGCTGGAAGGCGGAAATTCTCGATGGGATCAAGGCGGCGCTGCCGCTCGATGGCGTCTACCTCGCCATGCATGGCGCCATGTTTGTCGAGGGCCTGCTGGATGCGGAGGGCGACTTCATCAGCGCGGTGCGCGCGGTGGTCGGGGCCGATGTGCTGATCGCCGCCAGCTATGACCTCCATGGCAATGTGAGCCAGCAAATCGTCGACGCGCTCGATATCTTTTCGACCTACCGCACGGCGCCGCATATCGACGTGCCCGATACGATGCGGCGCGCCGTGACCATGCTGGTGCGGGCGCTGCGGAGCGGGCAGCGGCCGGTCGTGGCATGGGCCCCGGTGCCGGTGCTGCTGCCGGGCGAGCGAACCTCGACGCAGGATGAGCCGGCGCGGTCGTTCTACACGCAGTTGCAGGCCGTCGAAGACCCGACGGGAATCTGGGATGCCTCGTTCCAGGTCGGCTACGTCTGGGCCGACGAACCGCGGGCTACCGCCTGCGCTGTCGTCACCGGCACCGATCGGGCGGCGATGACGGAAGCGGCGCGGTACCTGGCGCAGGACTACTGGGACATTCGCGAGCAGTTCGTGTTCGGAACCAAGGTGGGGAGCATTGCCGAATGCGTCGACTGGGCAATGGCCGCCGAGACCGGCCCGGCCGCGCTGGCGGAGTCGGGCGACAATCCCACCGGCGGCGGCGTGGGCGACCGCGCGGAAGTGCTGGCCGAGCTGATCGCGCGTGGCGCGCAGGGCGTGGTGTTTGCCGGCATTGCCGACAAGCCGGCTACGGATGCGGCCTATGCGGCGGGTGTTGGTGGCATGGTGGACCTCAGCATCGGGGCGACGCTCGACACGTCGAGCAAGCCGGTAGAGGCGCAGGCGGAGGTGCTGTTCCTGCTCGAAACGGAGGAAGCGCGGTTGCGCGAAGCCGTCGTGCGGATCGGCGGCATCGACCTGGTGCTGACGGCGCGGCGGCGGCCCTTTCACAATATCCCGGACTTCACCCGGCTCGGGCTCGATCCGCGCAGCGCCAAAATCGTCGTGGTGAAATCGGGGTATCTCTCCCCCGATCTCGGACCCATTGCCAATCCGAGCCTGATGGCGCTGTCGCCAGGGGTGGTGGATCAGTTCGTCGAGCGGCTTCAGCGACGCCACAAAAGTGCTCCGCAATATCCGTTCGACAAGGACTTTGCCTTTGTGCCGCAGGTCAAATGGTCGGCGCGGGCGTAACCTAAACGCGCTTGGATGCGTTGCGCAGGACATGCCAACGATCGGAGCAGCAGATGGAATTTTCAGGCAAGGTGGCGCTGGTAACCGGCGCCGGGTCCGGCATTGGCGAGGCCGCGGCGCTGCGCCTGGCAGCGGGTGGCGCCAGCGTCGTGGTGATCAGCCGCACCCAAGACGAAATCGACGCCGTAAGGGACACGATCATCGCCAAGGGGGGCAAGGCCCTGTCGATCGTAGCCGATGTCTCCGAGCCCGATGACGTCGCCAACGTGGTGCGGCAGACGCTCGATGCCTATGGCCGGATCGATATCGTGGTGGCCAATGCCGGCATCAACGGCATGTGGGCGCCGATCGACGACCTCACGGTGGACGAATGGGACAAGACCATGAAGGTCAACCTGCGCGGGACCTACCTCACGCTGCATCACACCGTACCTGCGCTCAAGAAGCAGGGCGGCTCGATCATCATCGTCAGCTCGATCAACGGCAACCGCACGTTCACCTCCCCCGGAGCGACGGCCTATTCGGCGACCAAGGCGGCTCAGGTGGCAATGGCCCAGCAACTGGCGCTCGAGCTGGGCGATGACGGCATCCGCGTCAACGCGGTATGTCCCGGCGCCATCGATACCGAGATCGACGACAATTCGCAGCGGCGCAACTCCGAAGAGGCCGAAGTGCCCGTCCAATTCCCCGAAGGCGACATTCCGCTCACCGGCGGCAAGCCGGGCGACAGCCGGGATGTCGCCGACGTCATCGCTTTCCTCGCTTCAGACGCGGCGCGACACGTGACCGGCGTGCCCATCTATGTCGATGGTGGCCAGTCGCTGCTGCGCTAGCATCGCTTCTCAGCCTTCGGGCGGCGCCGGGCAGTCGCTGTCGCCTTCGATCAGCTGCAGTGGCAGCACCTTGCGCACGACGCCCAGGGGATAGTCGCCGGAAAAATCGGGCATGGTGGCGAGCAGCGATTCCGCCAGGGCGATGCCGAGGTCGCGCAGCGAGAGGTGGAAGCAGGTGAGCTTGGGCGTCAGATAATGCGCCTGCGGGCTGTCGCGGCCCATGACGGCAAAGTCCTTGCCTGGCTGGAGGCCGGAATCGTAAAGGCCGCGATAGAGGCCGACCGTCATCATTTCGTTGGTGAGAATGAAGCCCGTCGGGCGCTGGTCGGGCGGCATGGCGGCGATGCGTTCGCCGATCTGGTGGCCGCCGCGATCATTGGGGTGGGCGCGGAAGATGAAATCGGGATTGAAAGCAATGCCGTGCCGCTCCAGCGCCGCGCGGTAGTGCTCTATGAAGATGTAGCCCAGATTGGTGTCGTCCATGGGCGCGAAGATGCCGATGCGCCGATGGCCCTTGGCGACCAGGCGGTCGACGCCGGTTTCGGCCATGCCCTCGAAATCGAGGTCGAACCAGGGGTGGCCGGCATCGGTGAGGCTGCGCCCCAGGGCGATGAAGGGCACGCCGCGCTGCGACAGGAAGTCGATGCGGTGATCGTGCCGCTTGGTGGCCGAGATGATCAGGCCATCGACGAAGCCGCGGTCGACGACGCGCTGCAGATAGGCGTCCGGATCGTCTTCGGAGGCGCAGAGCAGGACCACCAAGTCGAGCTGGTGGCGGGCGCAGACGGTCTGCACGCCGTCGAAGACGCTCATGAAGAAGACGTCGCCTTCGCCGGTGATCTGGCTGCCCGACTGCATCATGAAGCCGATCACCCCGGTCGACCCCTTGCGCAGGGCGCGGCCGGCCTGGTTGGGCACGTAGCCCATGGCAGCGGCGGCTTCGAGCACGCGCTTGCGGGTCTGCTCGTTGACATCGGGCTTGCCGTTGAGGGCACGCG comes from Devosia oryziradicis and encodes:
- a CDS encoding ABC transporter ATP-binding protein, which translates into the protein MSQLSLKRVEKSFNEAHIIKGIDLEVSEGEFVVFVGPSGCGKSTLLRMIAGLEEVSSGEIVIGGRTVNDLPPVQRGIAMVFQSYALYPHMSVYENIAFPLRVERLPQAEVDKRVGAAARVLQLESRLQQRPGTLSGGQRQRVAIGRAIVRQPKIFLFDEPLSNLDAALRSEMRIELMELHKRLGSTMIYVTHDQVEAMTMADKIVVLDAGTISQVGSPLQLYHKPDNLFVAGFIGSPKMNFINGTVTSADGTTATIDLGALGTMNLPRQSRAVAGQSVTVGIRPEHLRLGQGEFTLAVTPKIVEHLGIHTVTYADLPGGENFVGLFEGDPEVPEGRPLQVGFSLGQVHLFDSAGLAVY
- a CDS encoding SDR family oxidoreductase; the protein is MEFSGKVALVTGAGSGIGEAAALRLAAGGASVVVISRTQDEIDAVRDTIIAKGGKALSIVADVSEPDDVANVVRQTLDAYGRIDIVVANAGINGMWAPIDDLTVDEWDKTMKVNLRGTYLTLHHTVPALKKQGGSIIIVSSINGNRTFTSPGATAYSATKAAQVAMAQQLALELGDDGIRVNAVCPGAIDTEIDDNSQRRNSEEAEVPVQFPEGDIPLTGGKPGDSRDVADVIAFLASDAARHVTGVPIYVDGGQSLLR
- a CDS encoding LacI family DNA-binding transcriptional regulator yields the protein MKGIRRLAQELDISIGTVSRALNGKPDVNEQTRKRVLEAAAAMGYVPNQAGRALRKGSTGVIGFMMQSGSQITGEGDVFFMSVFDGVQTVCARHQLDLVVLLCASEDDPDAYLQRVVDRGFVDGLIISATKRHDHRIDFLSQRGVPFIALGRSLTDAGHPWFDLDFEGMAETGVDRLVAKGHRRIGIFAPMDDTNLGYIFIEHYRAALERHGIAFNPDFIFRAHPNDRGGHQIGERIAAMPPDQRPTGFILTNEMMTVGLYRGLYDSGLQPGKDFAVMGRDSPQAHYLTPKLTCFHLSLRDLGIALAESLLATMPDFSGDYPLGVVRKVLPLQLIEGDSDCPAPPEG
- a CDS encoding Gfo/Idh/MocA family protein; this encodes MRVGIIGLGYRLGYLARVFSAARPDFSIAGYVDPAPAGLPYATEHGVSLGTQFASLEQMLDSEKLDLLMVGSPNHLHLDHIRTGLERGMKIFTEKPVVTSVEDTMELARLIAQYGSDNLMVGLVLRYAPLYVDLRKAQAEGLLGDITSIEASEHIPPYHGAFFMRDWRRYERYSGSFMLEKCCHDLDLYNGVMGCRPQYVSSFGGRRTFVPSNAPANVGINDMEVYHRKPSGWQGSDKVFDSDGDIIDFQTAIVQYENGAALTFHTNLNVPDDFRRFAVMGAQGMAEGDFIRNFLRVTDSRTSDRLIDTTYKMSELSQHYGADEQMAEDILKHMQDGAPLPVSVTDALEAGLLALSMDQAMRTRSVIDMSPIWQQFDAALGRAS
- a CDS encoding extracellular solute-binding protein, with translation MTKSKILGGAIVALLASTAYAAAQDQVIQFVECGDTPSPVHVATIEAWEAANPGFDVQVEVVGWGQCQDKVTTLAVAGTPVGLAYIGSRALKQLASNDLIIDMPMTDEEKATYYPYVADTVTFDGTQWGRPVAFSTKALYWNKDLFEAAGLDPEKPPTTFAEKIEFAKAITEKTDAAGYGVVAKTFDNTMHQFLHWVYSNDGLVIDADNNIVLDSPQNLEALTALRDIVPYAEEGPTAYEQNEVRAIFLDGKLGMIEAASGALNLLADAPFKWGVTTLPQGPSAKGPGTLLITDSMAVFKGSGVEEQAKDLAIFLTNPENQTAYEAEQGLTPLRPGPAADAIVAADPNWKPFFDGIAFGGPEPLLTDYLGLQNVMIEMVQSVVTGAAEPAAALTKAAGELEQYK
- a CDS encoding carbohydrate ABC transporter permease yields the protein MIDRYTWYEYAAIYAGIAVFLFFVLAPFIEGFMVSLKPLSRLFSSPYSFWPQEGSLTAYFTMWESVPGFWRYIVNSLFISTTATALVLIMVVPAAYAFARFPFPGRGPLLAAFLAVNMFSGAVLLIPLFRLMRQMGLLNTYWAMIVPGAAFLIPSAIWLLRTYMMRIPRELDEAAWVDGASRLYTLRRVILPIAMPGIAVVAITTFIGAYAQQFIFALTFNSKTEFMPLAIGLFAYFGRQEVVWNELMAASFVGIAPVLILIVFLQRYLVAGLTAGAVKT
- a CDS encoding MFS transporter, with amino-acid sequence MLLSPQRLTMLVFFLQPIAFGSWLPRIPDVQQALGLGPQGLAIALLGLPVGTLLTLPFAGPLVGKIGPRMAILSGFALYSLAVSLPAFAGNPILLFVALMLAGSTISFVELGLNVQADAVEKATGSVIMTTSHGFWSVGIMVGSLIGSALAGLGLPAQWAIMLVAAVVLPVALLASTALPVLAPGATAPGDTQRSAWALPSWALLGICAFVFGITMTEGAMADWSAIFLRDALGAESGIVGLGYSVFAMMVAAGRFGGDTLKRRFGAVSTARICGALAVAGAAILLVAPNTPVALLGFAIIGLGVSVGFPLAVTAAASLTDRPASANVAVLSFVALLGFLVGPPVIGFVAEHFNMRLGIACLVPVLLVSLLLTGRLATRRPRSSTNPEAEIPGVL
- a CDS encoding M81 family metallopeptidase, which codes for MRIAVAGLHTECSTYNPVLAREADFRVLRGPAMLKDAYFDFLTHFPAEFITVLHARAIAGGPVERGIYDRWKAEILDGIKAALPLDGVYLAMHGAMFVEGLLDAEGDFISAVRAVVGADVLIAASYDLHGNVSQQIVDALDIFSTYRTAPHIDVPDTMRRAVTMLVRALRSGQRPVVAWAPVPVLLPGERTSTQDEPARSFYTQLQAVEDPTGIWDASFQVGYVWADEPRATACAVVTGTDRAAMTEAARYLAQDYWDIREQFVFGTKVGSIAECVDWAMAAETGPAALAESGDNPTGGGVGDRAEVLAELIARGAQGVVFAGIADKPATDAAYAAGVGGMVDLSIGATLDTSSKPVEAQAEVLFLLETEEARLREAVVRIGGIDLVLTARRRPFHNIPDFTRLGLDPRSAKIVVVKSGYLSPDLGPIANPSLMALSPGVVDQFVERLQRRHKSAPQYPFDKDFAFVPQVKWSARA
- a CDS encoding carbohydrate ABC transporter permease is translated as MTGTRSASIFAFALLAPALVYIIAIVAYPLVDTVNLSFTNAALKPAYSWVGWANYQKIFGANFGEVIVRTFIWTFFSVSIKMIIGTCGAVLLNAAVPGRALFRILTMPPWVVPMAIGIFMWGWMYNGQFGMISGLLQNFGIVDGPVAWLAYGNTAFWATIVTDVWIGVPLVTIYLLAAMQSIPRDLYEAAWTDGAGRFYRFRRITLPMIIPAMVTMSLLSLIATFNSFDIIWILTRGGPSGSTTTMIIDTYKTAIGSYKYGEGAARAVMICIFLSLFCLAYFRVVGKINTGERA